In one Corallococcus sp. EGB genomic region, the following are encoded:
- a CDS encoding aromatic amino acid hydroxylase codes for MTPTERTLARLPAHLRRYVVTQDYAAYTPRDQAVWRHILGQLREHLRDKAHPVYLEGLEATGIGAEAIPSLDEMNEKLSKLGWACVAVRGFIPPAVFTELQALGVLAIAADIRTHEHIQYTPAPDIVHESAGHAPIIANARYAQYLKAVGLVGFKAIASVEDQAVFEAIRNLSVVKEDPTATEEEIAHAQARLEAANASHRYVSESTRASRLYWWTAEYGLIGDLRHPRIYGAGLLSSIGEAKHCLTSAVHKLPLGVACADTDYDITRMQPQLFVARDFEHLFEVLAEFEATLAWKRGGDHGLNEALRAHTVNHLVLADGREVTGKVVELLPAGKDVSPGLSTALARLEGPILTSLKGQAVDKPFSGAALVAFGQGRLPERGAFKLALDSGLVLEGFAVGGGEVIALSGTLAGRELTLPSMARLYLTDRLPSVAGGPADPGTWDEWFGEMDAFTAGDGEAQARERKAQALPPSLAALYTEVRRIRETGQLAPERLEQIAQATSAFPSDWLLRAEVAELRGEVPARRDAASA; via the coding sequence ATGACGCCCACGGAAAGGACCCTTGCCCGCCTCCCGGCCCACCTGCGCCGCTACGTGGTGACCCAGGACTACGCGGCGTACACGCCTCGGGATCAGGCGGTCTGGCGTCACATCCTGGGCCAGCTGCGCGAGCACCTGCGCGACAAGGCGCACCCCGTCTACCTGGAGGGCCTGGAGGCCACGGGCATTGGCGCGGAGGCCATCCCCAGCCTGGACGAGATGAACGAGAAGCTGTCCAAGCTGGGCTGGGCCTGCGTGGCGGTGCGCGGCTTCATCCCGCCCGCCGTCTTCACGGAGTTGCAGGCGCTGGGCGTGCTGGCCATCGCGGCGGACATCCGCACGCACGAGCACATCCAGTACACGCCCGCGCCGGACATCGTCCATGAGAGCGCGGGCCACGCGCCCATCATCGCGAACGCGCGCTACGCGCAGTACCTCAAGGCCGTGGGGCTGGTGGGGTTCAAGGCCATCGCCAGCGTGGAGGACCAGGCCGTCTTCGAGGCCATCCGCAACCTCTCCGTGGTGAAGGAGGACCCCACCGCCACGGAAGAAGAGATCGCCCACGCCCAGGCCCGCCTGGAGGCCGCCAACGCCAGCCACCGCTACGTCAGCGAGAGCACCCGCGCGAGCCGCCTGTACTGGTGGACCGCGGAGTACGGCCTGATTGGGGACCTGCGCCACCCGCGCATCTACGGCGCCGGCCTGCTGTCCAGCATCGGCGAGGCGAAGCACTGCCTGACGTCCGCCGTGCACAAGCTGCCCCTGGGCGTGGCGTGCGCGGACACGGACTATGACATCACCCGCATGCAGCCGCAGCTCTTCGTGGCGCGCGACTTTGAGCACCTCTTCGAGGTGCTCGCGGAGTTCGAGGCCACGCTCGCGTGGAAGCGCGGCGGGGACCATGGCCTGAACGAGGCGCTGCGCGCGCACACGGTGAACCACCTGGTGCTCGCGGACGGCCGCGAGGTGACGGGCAAGGTGGTGGAGCTGCTGCCGGCCGGCAAGGACGTGTCCCCGGGCCTGTCCACCGCGCTGGCCCGGCTGGAGGGCCCCATCCTCACGTCGCTGAAGGGGCAGGCCGTGGACAAGCCGTTCAGCGGCGCGGCGCTGGTCGCCTTTGGCCAGGGCCGCCTGCCGGAGCGCGGGGCCTTCAAGCTCGCGCTCGACAGCGGGCTGGTGCTGGAGGGCTTCGCGGTGGGCGGCGGCGAGGTGATTGCCCTCTCCGGCACGCTGGCCGGCCGCGAGCTCACCCTGCCGTCCATGGCGCGCCTGTACCTGACGGACCGGCTGCCGTCCGTGGCGGGCGGGCCCGCCGACCCGGGCACGTGGGACGAGTGGTTTGGCGAGATGGACGCCTTCACCGCGGGCGACGGCGAGGCCCAGGCCCGCGAGCGCAAGGCGCAGGCCCTGCCCCCGTCGCTGGCCGCCCTCTACACGGAGGTGCGCCGCATCCGCGAGACGGGGCAGCTGGCCCCCGAGCGGCTGGAGCAGATCGCCCAGGCGACCTCGGCGTTCCCCTCCGACTGGCTGCTGCGCGCGGAGGTCGCGGAGCTGCGCGGCGAGGTGCCCGCCCGGCGCGACGCGGCGAGCGCGTAG
- a CDS encoding cytochrome P450 — protein sequence MTPPSDPYLAVTHPDPYPYYAELRARGGLHRVPGFSPWIAADAATVRAVLTSEHCRVRPHAEPVPAHLVGTAAGALFGRLVRMNDGGPYPAVKQTLSRALPEALREVESESRRQAERLFTMSSLARLPGAALRFPVFVLGSLLGLPEDSLEATVEDVEAYVRSVAGPPAGGEAAAKLHERVSTCFQSTARTAFTARLVDGPGAEDLRVPNAVGLLTQAYEATAGLLGATLRAFAHWPSLREQVSRGQCTLYDVVQEAARHGSPVQNTRRFTHAAATVAGQELEAGVTVVVVLAAANRDPLENPQPDAFLPRREGRQCFTFGLGTHACPGPLLAKAMATAAAEQVLASDLDLMPLAGPVTWRASTNTRVLGGLT from the coding sequence ATGACACCGCCCAGCGACCCGTATCTGGCCGTCACCCACCCTGACCCTTACCCCTATTACGCGGAGCTTCGCGCCCGGGGTGGACTGCACCGCGTCCCCGGCTTCAGCCCGTGGATCGCGGCGGACGCGGCGACCGTCCGCGCGGTGCTCACGAGCGAGCACTGCCGGGTCCGTCCACATGCCGAGCCGGTGCCAGCGCATCTGGTGGGGACCGCCGCCGGCGCACTCTTTGGACGCCTGGTGCGGATGAACGACGGAGGCCCCTACCCCGCCGTGAAGCAGACCCTGTCGCGCGCGCTGCCGGAGGCGCTGCGCGAAGTGGAGTCGGAGAGCCGTCGCCAGGCGGAACGGCTTTTCACGATGTCTTCGCTGGCCCGGTTGCCGGGCGCGGCCCTCCGATTTCCCGTGTTCGTGCTGGGTTCGCTGCTCGGACTTCCGGAAGACTCACTGGAGGCGACCGTGGAAGACGTGGAGGCCTATGTCCGCTCGGTCGCCGGGCCCCCGGCGGGCGGCGAGGCCGCTGCGAAGTTGCACGAGCGAGTGTCGACCTGTTTCCAGTCCACGGCGAGAACCGCGTTCACGGCCCGGCTCGTGGATGGGCCGGGCGCGGAAGACCTGCGCGTTCCCAACGCCGTGGGCCTGCTTACCCAGGCGTATGAAGCGACGGCAGGGCTCCTGGGAGCGACGCTGCGGGCCTTCGCTCACTGGCCCTCACTGCGGGAACAGGTCTCGCGGGGCCAGTGCACGCTCTACGACGTGGTCCAGGAAGCGGCCCGCCATGGCTCCCCCGTCCAGAACACGCGGCGCTTCACCCATGCGGCCGCGACTGTCGCGGGTCAGGAACTGGAAGCCGGTGTGACCGTGGTCGTCGTGCTCGCCGCCGCGAACCGGGATCCGCTGGAGAATCCCCAGCCTGATGCCTTCCTGCCCCGGCGCGAAGGCCGCCAATGCTTCACCTTCGGCCTGGGCACGCACGCCTGTCCCGGGCCGCTCCTGGCGAAGGCCATGGCCACCGCGGCGGCGGAGCAGGTGCTGGCGAGCGACCTGGACCTGATGCCCCTGGCGGGCCCCGTCACCTGGCGTGCTTCCACCAACACCCGCGTCCTGGGAGGACTGACATGA
- a CDS encoding antibiotic biosynthesis monooxygenase produces the protein MIAVIFEVSTHDEHRQRYLDLAAQLRPLLSGIDGFISIERFQSLSTPGKLLSLSFWRDEAAVAEWRRQEAHREAQREGRDGVFNDYRLRVAHVVRDYGLKDRAAVPADSRTVHG, from the coding sequence ATGATTGCTGTCATCTTCGAGGTCTCGACACACGACGAGCACCGGCAGCGGTACCTGGACCTCGCGGCGCAGCTGCGGCCCCTGCTGTCGGGCATCGACGGCTTCATCTCCATCGAGCGGTTCCAGAGCCTCAGTACACCGGGGAAATTGCTGTCGCTGTCCTTCTGGCGCGACGAGGCCGCGGTGGCGGAATGGCGGCGCCAGGAGGCCCACCGTGAAGCGCAACGCGAAGGCCGCGACGGCGTGTTCAACGACTACCGCCTGCGCGTGGCGCATGTCGTACGGGACTACGGCTTGAAGGACCGGGCGGCCGTGCCCGCTGACAGCCGCACTGTGCACGGCTGA
- a CDS encoding LysR family transcriptional regulator, which translates to MPPRKLQRHLVWLESFTAAVEAGSIEAAADHLGVARSVVSEHIRALEEALADGAALLERGPGRRLQLSARGERLYAGTQTPLHQLDMKRLMDLARVEPTLRLGLNPTLSMSLLGGIAQDAAATDLKLVVGFGGSHELMRQVQTRQQDLVLDFTPLPPHEGVDTESLLRMPFVVLAGPDSALARKHPSRRALDVKDLQGQRFVDWLRDDPYGGANSARFAAHGVSVTEVGRVESFLHLFELLRAYRACAIAPDVRPTQPFPSDLHVWPLREQEPQVVEVVALWPSGGLSPAVQSILDGVRRRLAKRR; encoded by the coding sequence ATGCCCCCGCGCAAGCTCCAGCGACACCTGGTCTGGCTCGAGTCCTTCACCGCCGCCGTGGAGGCCGGCAGCATCGAGGCCGCCGCCGACCATCTGGGCGTCGCCCGCTCCGTAGTGAGCGAGCACATCCGCGCCCTGGAGGAAGCGCTCGCGGATGGCGCCGCCCTGCTGGAGCGCGGGCCGGGCCGGCGCCTGCAATTGTCCGCGCGCGGGGAGCGCCTCTACGCGGGCACCCAGACGCCGCTGCACCAGCTGGACATGAAGCGGCTGATGGACCTGGCCCGCGTGGAGCCCACGCTGCGCCTGGGCCTCAACCCCACGCTCTCCATGTCGCTGCTGGGCGGCATCGCTCAGGATGCCGCCGCCACCGACCTCAAGCTGGTGGTGGGCTTCGGCGGCTCGCATGAGCTCATGCGGCAGGTGCAGACCCGGCAGCAGGACCTGGTGCTCGACTTCACGCCCCTGCCCCCGCACGAGGGCGTGGACACCGAGTCCCTCTTGCGCATGCCGTTCGTGGTGCTCGCGGGCCCGGACTCCGCGCTCGCCCGCAAGCACCCGTCCCGCCGCGCCCTGGACGTGAAGGACCTCCAGGGACAGCGCTTCGTGGACTGGCTGCGCGACGACCCCTACGGCGGCGCCAACAGCGCGCGCTTCGCCGCGCACGGCGTGTCCGTCACCGAGGTCGGCCGCGTGGAGAGCTTCCTCCACCTCTTCGAGCTGCTGCGCGCCTACCGGGCCTGCGCCATCGCCCCGGACGTGCGCCCCACCCAGCCGTTCCCCTCGGACCTGCACGTCTGGCCCCTCCGCGAGCAAGAGCCCCAGGTCGTGGAGGTCGTGGCCCTCTGGCCCTCCGGCGGTCTCAGCCCCGCGGTCCAATCCATCCTCGACGGGGTGCGTCGTCGACTGGCCAAACGGCGATAA
- a CDS encoding NAD(P)-dependent oxidoreductase yields the protein MSNLQGKTLFITGASRGIGKAIALRAARDGANIVIAAKTTDPHPKLPGTIYTAAKEIEEAGGKALPCMVDIRDEAQIHAAVAKAVETFGGIDILVNNASAISLTGTLDTPLKRFDLMHGINTRGTFACSQACIPYLKKSSNPHILNNSPPLNMEPRWFGPHVAYTIAKYGMSLCALGMAEELKDDGIAVNTLWPRTVIATAAVQNLLGGDDTIKGSRKPEIMADAAYAILTKPSRSFTGNFCIDEEVLRAAGVTNFDAYQSVPGAELLPDFFL from the coding sequence ATGTCCAACCTCCAAGGCAAGACCCTCTTCATCACCGGCGCCAGCCGTGGCATCGGCAAGGCCATCGCGCTGCGCGCGGCCCGCGACGGCGCCAACATCGTCATCGCCGCCAAGACGACGGACCCGCACCCCAAGCTGCCCGGGACCATCTACACGGCGGCGAAGGAGATTGAAGAGGCCGGCGGCAAGGCCCTCCCCTGCATGGTGGACATCCGCGACGAGGCGCAGATCCACGCCGCCGTCGCCAAGGCCGTGGAGACCTTCGGCGGCATCGACATCCTGGTGAACAACGCCAGCGCCATCAGCCTCACCGGCACCCTGGACACGCCGCTCAAGCGCTTCGACCTGATGCACGGCATCAACACGCGCGGCACCTTCGCGTGCTCGCAGGCGTGCATCCCATACCTCAAGAAGTCGTCCAACCCGCACATCCTCAACAACTCGCCGCCGCTCAACATGGAGCCGCGCTGGTTCGGTCCGCACGTGGCCTACACCATCGCGAAGTACGGCATGAGCCTGTGCGCGCTGGGCATGGCGGAGGAGCTCAAGGATGACGGCATCGCCGTCAACACGCTGTGGCCCCGGACCGTCATCGCCACCGCCGCCGTGCAGAACCTGCTGGGCGGCGACGACACCATCAAGGGCAGCCGCAAGCCGGAGATCATGGCGGACGCCGCCTACGCCATCCTCACGAAGCCCAGCCGCTCCTTCACCGGGAACTTCTGCATCGACGAGGAAGTGCTGCGCGCCGCGGGCGTCACGAACTTCGATGCGTACCAGTCCGTCCCCGGCGCGGAGCTGTTGCCCGACTTCTTCCTCTAG
- a CDS encoding MXAN_6640 family putative metalloprotease, whose amino-acid sequence MTAGVPTLLLLLAGAGIPRGLPHEREAVVGLAAESGRPTSPTAPAPRYEPQDAVESVLSPGERFRIHFTRRGTHAVPAADADGNGVPDFVELVGRTYERVATFYAGLGFRLPPDDSTPAGDDGGDGRFDVYLVDFAKIGDGSFRQERCLEGAMRCTGFMLQENDFAGYGYPSDAEAIEILASHEFFHAVQAAYRPDLGGVASEGTAVWATERFEPALDDLEGFTRGYMLSPDTTLVLDTAGPGASFNYGAGLFFQFLGERYGDAALVALLEESVRQPEGRWPVLLDTCLRRDFASSFDVAFAQFATWNVGTGPRATPGFGYARGEGYAPVTTTAAQLPTTQDRVRVAAAASRLFEVPGGASFVGASYEPEPGTDPAALHLVLAAVTDDAVLRVVTADGPDALRARVAADDATRVVVEVVDGRMEGLGRYGRLCIAATGQAASCAPLEAADAGTDAGMPDAGADAGSPDAGRPVEPIEDPRTSLDEGGCQSTGGPLSGALVALLLGGGPRARRRSRAR is encoded by the coding sequence ATGACCGCCGGGGTTCCCACGCTGCTCCTGCTGCTGGCCGGCGCGGGAATCCCGCGCGGCCTCCCGCACGAGCGGGAGGCAGTGGTGGGGTTGGCCGCTGAGTCCGGGCGGCCCACCTCGCCCACCGCGCCCGCGCCGCGCTACGAGCCTCAGGACGCGGTGGAGTCCGTCCTGTCGCCAGGCGAGCGCTTCCGCATCCACTTCACCCGCCGGGGCACGCACGCCGTTCCCGCGGCGGACGCGGATGGCAACGGCGTGCCCGACTTCGTGGAACTCGTCGGGCGCACCTACGAACGCGTGGCGACGTTCTACGCGGGGCTGGGCTTCCGCCTGCCACCCGATGACTCGACTCCGGCCGGGGACGACGGCGGCGACGGCCGCTTCGATGTGTACCTGGTGGACTTCGCGAAGATTGGCGACGGCTCCTTCCGGCAGGAGCGCTGTCTGGAGGGGGCCATGCGCTGCACGGGCTTCATGCTCCAGGAGAACGACTTCGCGGGCTACGGCTACCCGTCCGACGCCGAGGCCATCGAGATCCTGGCCAGCCACGAGTTCTTCCACGCGGTGCAGGCCGCCTACCGGCCCGACCTGGGCGGTGTCGCCTCCGAGGGGACCGCGGTCTGGGCCACCGAGCGCTTCGAGCCCGCGCTCGACGACCTGGAGGGCTTCACCCGCGGCTACATGCTCAGCCCGGACACCACCCTGGTCCTGGACACCGCGGGGCCGGGCGCGAGCTTCAACTACGGCGCGGGGCTCTTCTTCCAGTTCCTCGGCGAGCGCTACGGTGACGCCGCGCTCGTCGCGCTGCTGGAGGAGTCCGTGCGGCAGCCGGAGGGCCGCTGGCCGGTGCTGCTGGACACCTGTCTGCGCCGCGACTTCGCCTCCAGCTTCGACGTGGCCTTCGCGCAGTTCGCCACCTGGAACGTGGGCACCGGTCCGCGCGCGACACCAGGGTTCGGCTACGCGCGAGGGGAGGGCTATGCGCCCGTGACGACGACGGCGGCACAGCTCCCCACCACGCAGGACCGCGTGCGCGTCGCGGCGGCGGCCTCGCGGCTCTTCGAGGTCCCCGGCGGCGCGTCCTTCGTGGGCGCTTCATACGAGCCCGAACCAGGCACCGACCCGGCCGCGCTGCACCTGGTCCTCGCGGCCGTCACGGATGACGCAGTTCTGAGGGTTGTGACCGCGGATGGGCCGGATGCGCTGCGCGCCCGGGTGGCCGCGGACGACGCCACGCGCGTGGTGGTCGAGGTCGTGGATGGCCGGATGGAAGGCCTGGGGCGCTATGGCCGGCTGTGCATCGCGGCCACCGGCCAGGCCGCGTCCTGCGCACCCCTCGAAGCAGCGGACGCGGGCACGGACGCCGGGATGCCAGATGCCGGCGCCGATGCGGGCTCCCCGGACGCAGGCAGGCCCGTGGAGCCCATCGAGGATCCGCGCACGTCCCTGGACGAGGGGGGCTGCCAGTCGACAGGAGGCCCGCTGTCCGGTGCGCTCGTCGCGCTGCTGCTCGGCGGTGGTCCGCGAGCCCGGCGGCGTTCACGGGCGCGCTAG
- a CDS encoding LysM peptidoglycan-binding domain-containing protein produces MTDTNIRVRSGDTLSGLAKRYHTSVDSLAKANHIKDPNRIQAGQSLKVRDGFDTQGAQQTKQASSTSSTSAAHGELGGLSRKYEARGPGTVSTGKGDKGGVSYGSYQFASANGSAQSFVNSLKKTNPDSYKALSGSKPGTAEFSARWKQLAAKDPKGFDKAQHDYIKATHYDVGAANIKKATGIDLDQRSAALRDVAWSTSVQHGPGKADDIFKKALAGRDPSKVSDEQLIKDIYAERGRTNASGTLVHFSGSSKDVQKGVANRFRSEVKDALAMLKKEQSGTPARPANANTGVVPPSVSGDSKPGRAEGTHSGRPTTEADRTDTQQVAGAKDRPAVHVKVPYYSQFENGHGYTASDTACFKAATAMARDSGATVLGPDRRIQVGKSENSIGALKVDSKKAAEGRKYIDQQLEAGKPVVVGVSHKDSNYNVDGLTDHFVTITGRGVDGKGRTYYTFHDPGTTNASKGKDTNPNNRFYVDDKTGNMYRPGKAANGYVTDRHYDVAMVRINK; encoded by the coding sequence ATGACTGACACCAACATCCGCGTCCGTTCGGGCGACACGCTCTCGGGTCTCGCGAAGCGCTACCACACCTCCGTCGACTCGCTGGCCAAGGCGAACCACATCAAGGATCCGAACAGGATCCAGGCGGGCCAGTCCCTCAAGGTTCGTGACGGTTTCGACACGCAGGGTGCGCAGCAGACGAAGCAGGCCTCGAGCACGTCCTCCACCAGCGCGGCCCACGGCGAGCTGGGCGGCCTGAGCCGCAAGTACGAGGCGCGCGGCCCGGGCACGGTGTCCACGGGCAAGGGCGACAAGGGCGGCGTGTCCTATGGCTCCTACCAGTTCGCTTCCGCGAACGGATCCGCGCAGTCCTTCGTCAACTCGCTGAAGAAGACGAACCCGGACTCTTACAAGGCGCTGTCGGGCAGCAAGCCGGGCACCGCGGAGTTCTCCGCCCGGTGGAAGCAGCTGGCGGCGAAGGACCCGAAGGGCTTCGACAAGGCGCAGCACGACTACATCAAGGCCACGCACTACGACGTGGGCGCCGCCAACATCAAGAAGGCGACGGGCATCGACCTGGACCAGCGCTCCGCGGCGCTGCGGGACGTGGCCTGGTCCACCTCCGTGCAGCACGGCCCGGGCAAGGCGGACGACATCTTCAAGAAGGCGCTGGCCGGCCGCGATCCCTCGAAGGTGAGCGACGAGCAGCTCATCAAGGACATCTACGCCGAGCGCGGCCGCACCAACGCCAGCGGCACCTTGGTGCACTTCTCCGGCAGCTCCAAGGACGTGCAGAAGGGCGTGGCGAACCGCTTCAGGTCGGAGGTGAAGGACGCGCTCGCCATGCTCAAGAAGGAGCAGTCGGGCACCCCGGCGAGGCCGGCCAACGCCAACACGGGCGTGGTTCCTCCGTCGGTGAGCGGCGACTCGAAGCCGGGCCGCGCGGAGGGCACGCACAGCGGCAGGCCCACCACCGAGGCGGACCGCACGGACACGCAGCAGGTGGCCGGTGCCAAGGACCGTCCGGCGGTGCACGTGAAGGTGCCGTACTACAGCCAGTTCGAGAACGGCCACGGCTACACCGCGAGCGACACCGCGTGCTTCAAGGCCGCGACGGCCATGGCGCGTGACTCGGGCGCGACGGTGCTGGGCCCGGACCGCCGCATCCAGGTGGGCAAGAGCGAGAACAGCATCGGCGCGCTGAAGGTGGATTCGAAGAAGGCCGCCGAGGGCCGCAAGTACATCGACCAGCAGCTGGAGGCCGGCAAGCCCGTGGTCGTGGGCGTCAGCCACAAGGACTCGAACTACAACGTGGATGGCCTCACGGACCACTTCGTGACCATCACGGGCCGCGGCGTCGACGGGAAGGGCCGCACCTACTACACGTTCCACGACCCGGGCACGACCAACGCCAGCAAGGGCAAGGACACGAACCCGAACAACCGCTTCTACGTGGATGACAAGACCGGGAACATGTACCGCCCCGGCAAGGCCGCGAACGGCTACGTGACGGACCGCCACTACGACGTGGCCATGGTGCGCATCAACAAGTAG
- a CDS encoding M1 family metallopeptidase, with protein sequence MRLLPLLVLVVLTVRCAHAPEAAPPASAPPAVAWPDALPPALRLPDTVRPVHYALDLKLVPTEATYPGSVTIDVEVREPVRQVWLHGQDLEVTRARVAVGDRTFDAKPVTATEGRLGLLLPEELPVGKARLLLDFTGKVDRERSQGIYGVEEGGESYLYTFFEPIDARRAFPCFDEPSFKVPWRLRFTVKAGHVALANHPVVSREPLADGLERVTFAESQPMPSYLVAFMVGPFDVVDAGAVGRTNVPLHFIVPKGRGAETRYAASVTPRIIKGLEDFFDQAYPYEKLDVAVVPRYWGTMEHPGIVALGQPLTLIPPGEETLARRRSYTVIANHELGHYWFGDVVTCSWWNDIWLNESFTAWLDRQTVDRLEPSWDFQQERAMSAIRSALASDELAAALPVRKPVASNDDIVGSFDNGTTYDKGSSVIAMYEAWLGPERFRDFLRGYVRKHAWQVATMEDFLTDLAQAAGPEVAKSFGGFIEHSGAPRITAKLSCPAGAAPSVKLSQERYLPVGSKADARQEWQVPVCLRVGTGTQSSKVCSMLQGPSAEVALPVKQCPAWVLLNAGGTGYYRGGYTREQLTKLLATPAAAFTPAEQVALWGDVDAAVTRGDLPLGEALKAVPASAKSTNRLVVQSGALLLMRVRVDQLTAEERQRFRAWVASLYSARARAMGWVPTPGEDDSVKELRSLLLRLAGGLGDDPRVAKEALPLVRAWLADRKSVDPEAFSSALTRAATHGDAALFDALLEAAKKDQDRTERTRLLTSLAYFRNPDQMSRALGLVVSPDFDVRDTLIILRLALMSPELQAQAWNFYQTHFDALTQRLRSDDLGRLIGETGNLCDDSGLAQVETFLTPRVGNIEGGPRALARALESIRLCIESQKVQSPSVKAFLRAR encoded by the coding sequence ATGCGACTGCTCCCACTCCTCGTCCTGGTGGTGTTGACCGTCCGCTGTGCCCACGCGCCGGAGGCCGCGCCACCTGCCTCCGCGCCTCCCGCGGTCGCCTGGCCAGACGCACTGCCTCCCGCGCTGCGGCTTCCGGACACCGTGCGGCCGGTGCACTACGCGCTGGACCTGAAGCTCGTGCCTACGGAGGCCACGTACCCGGGCAGCGTCACCATCGACGTGGAGGTCCGCGAGCCGGTGCGCCAGGTGTGGCTGCACGGGCAGGACCTGGAGGTGACGCGAGCGCGCGTCGCGGTGGGGGACCGCACCTTCGACGCGAAGCCTGTCACCGCGACGGAGGGGCGTCTGGGCTTGCTGTTGCCAGAGGAACTGCCCGTGGGGAAGGCCCGGCTGTTGCTGGACTTCACCGGCAAGGTGGACCGCGAGCGTAGCCAGGGCATCTACGGGGTGGAGGAGGGCGGTGAGTCCTACCTCTACACATTCTTCGAGCCCATCGACGCGCGCCGTGCCTTCCCGTGCTTCGACGAGCCGTCCTTCAAGGTGCCGTGGCGCCTGCGCTTCACCGTGAAGGCGGGGCATGTGGCGCTGGCCAACCACCCCGTCGTGTCGCGCGAGCCGCTGGCGGACGGCCTGGAGCGCGTCACCTTCGCGGAGAGCCAGCCGATGCCCAGCTACCTCGTGGCCTTCATGGTGGGGCCGTTCGACGTGGTGGACGCGGGCGCCGTGGGACGCACGAACGTGCCGCTGCACTTCATCGTGCCCAAGGGGCGGGGCGCCGAGACGCGCTACGCCGCGAGCGTCACGCCGCGCATCATCAAGGGATTGGAGGACTTCTTCGACCAGGCGTACCCCTACGAGAAGCTCGACGTGGCGGTGGTCCCCCGGTACTGGGGCACCATGGAGCACCCGGGCATCGTCGCACTCGGGCAGCCGCTCACGCTCATTCCGCCGGGCGAGGAGACGCTGGCCCGCCGCCGCTCCTACACGGTCATCGCCAACCATGAGCTGGGGCACTACTGGTTCGGCGACGTCGTCACCTGTTCGTGGTGGAACGACATCTGGCTGAATGAATCCTTCACCGCTTGGCTGGACCGTCAGACGGTGGACCGGCTGGAGCCGTCCTGGGACTTCCAGCAGGAGCGCGCGATGTCCGCGATCCGTTCCGCGCTGGCCTCGGATGAGCTGGCGGCGGCGCTGCCCGTGCGCAAGCCGGTGGCGAGCAACGACGACATCGTCGGCTCGTTCGACAACGGGACGACGTATGACAAGGGCTCGTCCGTCATCGCCATGTACGAGGCGTGGCTGGGGCCGGAGCGCTTCCGCGACTTCCTCCGGGGCTATGTCCGCAAGCACGCATGGCAGGTCGCGACAATGGAGGACTTCCTCACGGACCTGGCCCAGGCGGCGGGGCCGGAGGTGGCGAAGTCGTTTGGCGGGTTCATCGAGCACAGTGGAGCGCCGCGGATCACCGCAAAGCTGTCGTGCCCGGCGGGCGCTGCCCCGTCGGTGAAGCTGTCGCAGGAGCGCTACCTGCCCGTGGGCTCGAAGGCGGACGCGCGGCAGGAATGGCAGGTGCCGGTGTGCCTGCGCGTGGGGACGGGCACGCAGTCGTCGAAGGTGTGCTCGATGTTGCAGGGGCCTTCCGCGGAGGTGGCTCTGCCCGTGAAGCAGTGCCCTGCGTGGGTGCTGCTCAACGCGGGCGGCACGGGGTACTACCGGGGCGGCTACACCCGTGAGCAGTTGACGAAGCTGCTCGCGACTCCGGCCGCCGCCTTCACCCCCGCGGAGCAGGTGGCGCTCTGGGGCGACGTGGACGCGGCGGTGACGCGAGGCGACCTGCCGCTGGGCGAGGCGCTGAAGGCGGTGCCTGCCTCCGCGAAGTCGACGAACCGCCTGGTGGTGCAAAGTGGTGCCTTGCTGCTCATGCGGGTGCGCGTGGATCAGCTCACGGCGGAGGAGCGGCAGCGCTTCCGTGCGTGGGTGGCGTCGCTCTACTCCGCGCGCGCACGGGCCATGGGCTGGGTGCCGACGCCGGGCGAGGACGACTCAGTGAAGGAGTTGCGCTCGCTGCTCCTCCGGCTGGCCGGCGGCCTGGGGGATGATCCGCGGGTGGCGAAGGAAGCGCTGCCCCTGGTGCGTGCGTGGCTGGCGGACCGGAAGTCGGTGGATCCGGAGGCGTTCAGCAGCGCGCTGACCCGGGCGGCGACGCATGGTGATGCGGCGCTCTTCGACGCGCTGCTGGAGGCGGCGAAGAAGGATCAGGACCGTACCGAGCGTACCCGGCTTCTGACCTCCCTGGCGTACTTCCGGAACCCGGACCAGATGAGCCGGGCGCTGGGGCTGGTGGTGTCCCCGGACTTCGATGTGCGGGACACGCTGATCATCCTCAGGCTGGCGCTGATGTCACCGGAGTTGCAGGCGCAGGCGTGGAACTTCTACCAGACGCACTTCGACGCGCTGACCCAGCGGCTGCGCTCGGATGACCTGGGCCGGTTGATTGGCGAGACAGGGAACCTCTGCGACGACAGCGGGCTGGCGCAGGTGGAGACCTTCCTCACGCCCCGCGTGGGCAACATCGAGGGAGGACCGCGCGCGCTGGCCCGGGCCCTGGAATCCATCCGGCTGTGCATCGAGTCCCAGAAGGTCCAGTCCCCGAGCGTGAAGGCATTCCTTCGCGCCCGGTGA